In Desulfobotulus pelophilus, the following proteins share a genomic window:
- a CDS encoding penicillin-binding protein activator: MKNQSLASSISCLLVITLFFFWTGCAKPPSPHHPDMLPPGEKEFFLAEKAYTDGRSEDALKAYKDFLKQYPDHKQTPSALFKLGTLHAAQGEGSKARYYFDRLTQGFPGNGLVPEALLAQCSSFYAENLPEKTLGCIQNIQDRIHTEEIRIRLAFLQADTLSELKRMPEALETLIMAFDTAPNNLQPLLVEKIFSQTRSMDTGDLEALFDRAGQPEPRAILIFASAVRLAETGRYRAAEDRLQFFLETFPRHPRKNMAKDLKKSLKDKEEIDPLAIGCLLPLSGRFEAFGIQALRGVEMAMAVYTNREDALPVRILIEDTRSDETATADAIRLLDKRKIIAAIGPLAASPESIQVAADHGLPLITLTQQEGITDIGPLIFRNFMTPSMQVRALVSHAMNRQNLFRFGILHPDDSYGQNFRDLFWDTVEDMGGRITGVEAYPPRSTDFSEPIRRLTGLHLPIPEDLSSSETEDKDKTSGPAIQFDALFIPDSAQRAGMILPQLAYNDLMGVRLLGTNLWHSPRLIEMAGHHARGAILPTGFFAESQNPHVQEFTSLFLETYGELPGYLEAVVFDSLMLFFHTLEQRPYSRSELAEFLQKTESYQGVTGPVGFAENRESLTPPFILEIRGSSFREINP, translated from the coding sequence ATGAAAAACCAATCCCTGGCATCAAGCATCTCCTGCCTTCTCGTGATCACCCTGTTTTTTTTCTGGACAGGTTGTGCAAAGCCCCCTTCCCCCCATCATCCCGACATGCTGCCTCCCGGAGAAAAGGAATTCTTTCTGGCTGAAAAAGCCTATACCGACGGCCGCAGCGAAGATGCCCTCAAAGCTTACAAGGATTTCCTTAAGCAATATCCAGACCATAAACAGACACCCTCTGCTCTTTTTAAACTCGGAACGCTCCATGCAGCCCAAGGGGAAGGAAGCAAAGCCCGCTACTATTTTGACCGACTGACTCAAGGCTTCCCCGGCAACGGCCTTGTTCCGGAAGCCCTTCTTGCCCAATGCAGCTCCTTTTATGCAGAAAATCTTCCCGAAAAAACCCTTGGCTGCATTCAGAATATTCAGGACAGAATCCATACGGAAGAGATCCGCATCCGCCTGGCCTTTCTACAGGCTGATACCCTCTCGGAACTCAAACGCATGCCGGAAGCCCTTGAAACCCTCATTATGGCTTTTGATACCGCTCCGAACAACCTCCAACCCCTGCTGGTAGAAAAAATCTTTTCCCAGACCCGCTCCATGGATACAGGTGATTTGGAAGCCCTCTTTGATCGGGCCGGACAACCAGAACCCCGGGCCATACTGATCTTTGCCTCTGCCGTCCGGCTTGCGGAAACCGGACGCTACCGGGCCGCCGAAGACAGACTGCAGTTTTTTCTGGAGACCTTTCCCCGTCACCCGAGAAAAAACATGGCTAAAGACCTGAAAAAATCCCTCAAGGACAAAGAAGAGATCGATCCTCTTGCCATCGGCTGCCTTCTCCCGCTTTCAGGGAGATTCGAAGCCTTTGGCATACAGGCTCTCCGGGGGGTTGAAATGGCCATGGCCGTCTATACAAACAGAGAAGATGCTCTTCCTGTACGGATTCTCATTGAAGACACCCGCTCCGACGAAACCGCCACAGCCGATGCCATACGGCTGCTTGACAAAAGAAAAATCATTGCCGCCATCGGCCCTCTGGCAGCATCTCCCGAATCCATCCAGGTTGCCGCCGACCACGGACTCCCCCTGATAACCCTGACCCAGCAGGAGGGCATCACGGACATCGGCCCCCTCATTTTTCGTAATTTCATGACCCCCTCCATGCAGGTGCGCGCATTGGTTTCCCATGCCATGAACCGGCAGAACCTCTTCCGATTCGGCATTCTCCATCCTGACGACAGTTACGGCCAGAATTTCCGGGATCTTTTCTGGGATACGGTTGAAGACATGGGCGGCCGCATCACAGGTGTGGAGGCCTACCCACCAAGAAGCACAGACTTCTCGGAACCCATACGGCGACTTACGGGTCTCCACCTCCCCATTCCTGAGGACCTGTCTTCTTCCGAAACCGAAGATAAGGATAAAACTTCTGGTCCTGCCATTCAGTTCGATGCCCTTTTTATCCCGGACAGCGCCCAAAGAGCCGGCATGATTCTACCCCAGCTGGCCTATAACGACCTTATGGGCGTTCGACTTTTGGGTACCAATCTCTGGCACAGCCCACGCCTTATTGAAATGGCAGGACACCATGCACGGGGTGCCATACTGCCTACAGGCTTTTTTGCCGAAAGCCAGAACCCCCATGTTCAGGAATTCACCAGCCTTTTCCTTGAAACCTATGGTGAACTCCCCGGCTATCTGGAAGCCGTTGTATTTGATAGTCTGATGTTATTTTTTCACACCCTGGAACAGAGACCGTACAGCCGCTCCGAACTCGCTGAATTTCTGCAGAAAACAGAATCCTACCAAGGGGTCACCGGACCTGTCGGCTTTGCTGAAAACCGGGAGTCTCTTACACCACCCTTTATCCTTGAAATAAGAGGCTCTTCTTTCCGTGAAATCAACCCCTGA
- a CDS encoding DUF4124 domain-containing protein translates to MQTGYRSFISVVVVFFFACGAGAEFYQYRDASGRIVFTDDLSRLPEAGREVALRFESHRPLADTVGEEVDANVPSGTVFSESAADLEAEQKELGEALSHLKVWREALEDQFETLGDADRQIIAAYNEEVAAFDAELRAYEQKRQQHNEKVRAFNAVLAEMDKGALQDMGTP, encoded by the coding sequence ATGCAGACAGGTTACAGAAGTTTCATTAGCGTGGTTGTGGTTTTCTTTTTTGCATGCGGCGCAGGGGCGGAGTTTTATCAGTATCGGGATGCTTCGGGTCGTATAGTTTTTACTGATGATCTTTCCCGTCTTCCGGAGGCGGGAAGGGAGGTGGCTCTGCGTTTTGAAAGTCATAGGCCGCTGGCTGATACAGTAGGCGAAGAAGTGGATGCCAATGTACCTTCAGGCACTGTTTTTTCGGAGAGCGCAGCGGATCTGGAGGCGGAGCAAAAAGAACTCGGAGAAGCCTTGAGTCACCTGAAGGTATGGCGGGAAGCTCTTGAAGATCAGTTTGAAACTCTGGGAGATGCGGACCGTCAGATTATCGCAGCCTATAATGAGGAGGTAGCCGCCTTTGATGCGGAGCTGAGAGCTTATGAGCAGAAAAGGCAGCAGCATAATGAAAAAGTAAGGGCATTCAATGCTGTCCTTGCAGAAATGGACAAAGGGGCGCTTCAGGATATGGGCACCCCCTGA
- the miaA gene encoding tRNA (adenosine(37)-N6)-dimethylallyltransferase MiaA, with product MNPARPGVIVICGPTASGKTGMAIKLSRTFNARILSADSMQVYRYMDIGTAKPSQEELRQYPHAAINILDPDMPFDAAEFARLGRREIMRNFNEGFLTLVAGGTGLYIKALLQGLFRAHPASPERLASLEKQAEEKGSAALHNSLASLDPEAAAKIHPNDTFRIIRALEFYQTTGTPISTRQQEHDFTDRPDYAVVKIGILTDRNELYERINQRVDRMLSEGLEKEVEQLFTMGYGPELKSMQAIGYRHMADILLGRVEREEGIRLLKRDTRRYAKRQYTWFHADPDILWINPANLEEATAAIRNTLCFQGVPIS from the coding sequence ATGAACCCAGCAAGACCCGGTGTCATTGTCATATGCGGCCCTACCGCAAGCGGAAAAACCGGCATGGCCATAAAACTGAGCAGAACTTTTAACGCGCGCATTCTCAGCGCCGATTCCATGCAGGTATACCGCTATATGGATATTGGAACGGCCAAACCCAGCCAGGAAGAGCTGCGACAATACCCCCACGCTGCCATCAACATCCTGGACCCGGACATGCCTTTTGACGCCGCTGAATTTGCACGTCTGGGCCGAAGGGAGATAATGCGCAATTTCAATGAAGGATTTCTCACGCTGGTTGCCGGTGGTACAGGCCTTTATATAAAGGCCCTGCTGCAGGGACTTTTCCGCGCACACCCCGCCAGTCCGGAAAGACTGGCCAGTCTTGAAAAACAAGCTGAAGAAAAAGGCTCCGCAGCCCTGCACAACAGCCTGGCCAGCCTGGATCCGGAAGCGGCTGCCAAAATCCACCCCAACGATACTTTCCGCATCATCCGGGCCCTGGAATTTTACCAGACAACAGGAACCCCCATTTCCACCCGCCAGCAGGAGCATGATTTCACGGACAGGCCCGATTACGCCGTTGTCAAAATCGGCATCCTTACGGACCGCAACGAACTCTATGAACGCATCAACCAGCGCGTAGACCGCATGCTGTCAGAAGGTCTGGAAAAAGAAGTAGAACAGCTCTTTACCATGGGCTACGGACCAGAATTAAAAAGCATGCAGGCCATCGGCTACCGCCACATGGCCGACATACTTCTGGGCCGTGTCGAGCGGGAGGAAGGGATCCGCCTGCTGAAGAGGGACACCCGCCGCTATGCCAAACGACAGTACACGTGGTTTCATGCAGATCCGGATATCCTGTGGATAAACCCTGCAAATCTTGAAGAGGCCACGGCAGCCATACGAAACACACTCTGTTTTCAGGGGGTGCCCATATCCTGA
- a CDS encoding FAD-dependent oxidoreductase, with the protein MSKEVIGSAVVVGGGITGMQSALDLADAGYYVYLVEKGSSIGGVMSQLDKTFPTNDCAMUIISPKLVEVGRHLNIELLTLSEVTSITGEAGNFEVEVFKKPRYVDMDKCIACGACTEKCPKKIDDLYNASLKKRKAIYVEYDQAVPLKYVIDPASCIKLTKGKCGNCEKVCPAGAINYDDKPETLKLNVGSIVLSPGFKPFDPTIFDTYQYAKFPNVVTSMEFERILSASGPTMGHLTRMSKDHEEPKKIAWFQCVGSRDMNRCDNAYCSSVCCMYAIKEAAIAKEHNGDDLDCAIFYMDMRTHGKDFERYYEDAKKKGVRFVRSRVHTINPIPETDSLEVRYVTDDGRLETEIFDMIVLSIGLETDPSTVKLANDLGIKLTKGNFAEYETFKPVSTSREGIFVAGAFAGPKDIPQAMIDASAAASAAGELLTSARNTRTKTAEAVPETNVAGDRPRVGVFVCSCGTNIAGTVDVKAVAEYAGGLPYVEYVTNNLFSCSQDTQDKMAEIIKEKNLNRVVVAACTPKTHEGLFQETLINAGLNKYLFEMVNIRNHDSWVHKETPDLATDKAKDLIRMGVAKVALFEPLKEGELNVNQVAMVVGGGVAGMTAAKALSSQGYHTHIIEKSDRLGGQALNLFKTIKGEDVAEKVADLENAIKVDASITVHLNTEIATVDGFVGNFKTQLKGGSELLLEHGIAVMATGASALQPSEYLYGEDPRILTSLEMDIKFKTKDPILDSAESAVFIQCVGSRQPDRPYCSRVCCTHSIDNALELKKHKPDMDVFILYRDIRTYGEKEYLYREARDAGVIFIRYELDAKPVVEKAGDSLVVRVRDHVLGRPLELKADILTLASAVVPNKNEALAQFFKLPMNADGFFVERHAKLGPSEFATDGVFLAGTAHYPKPLDETVAQGRAAAARAVTLLARQKVYTSGQVAKVDPAVCSSCGICVSVCPYSAPSVMDTGYYAGKAEINPVLCKGCGLCVAACRSGAIHHGGFDNSQIFAQIFTMSA; encoded by the coding sequence ATGTCGAAGGAAGTTATTGGATCCGCTGTCGTCGTGGGTGGTGGTATCACCGGGATGCAGTCGGCGCTTGATCTGGCCGATGCTGGATACTATGTGTATCTGGTGGAGAAGGGATCGTCCATTGGCGGCGTTATGTCGCAGCTGGACAAGACCTTTCCGACCAACGACTGCGCCATGTGAATTATCTCACCTAAACTGGTCGAGGTCGGCCGGCACCTGAACATTGAGTTATTGACGCTAAGTGAAGTTACGTCCATTACCGGAGAAGCTGGAAATTTCGAGGTCGAAGTTTTCAAAAAGCCCCGCTATGTGGACATGGACAAATGTATTGCCTGTGGTGCGTGTACGGAGAAATGTCCTAAAAAAATTGATGATCTGTACAATGCATCCTTGAAAAAGCGTAAAGCCATTTATGTGGAATACGATCAGGCAGTGCCCCTGAAGTACGTTATAGACCCTGCAAGTTGTATCAAGCTTACCAAGGGAAAATGTGGTAACTGCGAAAAGGTGTGTCCTGCCGGAGCTATCAATTATGACGACAAGCCGGAAACCCTGAAGCTGAACGTAGGGTCCATCGTGCTGTCTCCGGGCTTCAAGCCCTTTGATCCCACTATTTTTGATACCTATCAGTATGCCAAATTCCCCAATGTTGTGACCTCTATGGAGTTTGAAAGAATTCTTTCCGCTTCCGGTCCCACCATGGGGCATCTCACCCGTATGAGCAAGGATCACGAGGAACCGAAGAAAATTGCCTGGTTTCAGTGCGTGGGCTCCCGTGACATGAACCGTTGCGACAATGCTTATTGTTCTTCGGTATGCTGTATGTACGCCATCAAGGAAGCGGCCATTGCCAAGGAACATAATGGTGATGATCTGGACTGCGCCATTTTCTACATGGACATGCGTACCCACGGAAAAGATTTTGAGCGCTACTATGAGGATGCCAAAAAGAAGGGCGTCCGTTTTGTCCGCAGCCGTGTGCATACCATCAATCCCATTCCGGAAACTGATTCCCTTGAGGTTCGTTATGTGACCGATGACGGCCGTCTTGAGACGGAAATCTTTGACATGATTGTTCTGTCCATCGGCCTTGAAACAGATCCTTCCACAGTGAAGCTGGCCAATGATCTGGGCATCAAACTGACCAAGGGTAACTTTGCTGAATACGAGACCTTTAAGCCGGTTTCCACCTCCCGTGAAGGTATTTTTGTGGCCGGCGCCTTCGCTGGTCCTAAGGACATTCCTCAGGCCATGATTGATGCCTCGGCGGCGGCTTCTGCTGCGGGCGAGCTGCTGACATCGGCCAGGAATACCCGTACAAAAACCGCAGAGGCCGTGCCTGAAACAAACGTTGCCGGTGACCGCCCCAGAGTGGGGGTCTTTGTCTGCTCCTGCGGCACCAATATTGCCGGGACTGTCGATGTAAAGGCCGTGGCGGAATATGCGGGAGGTCTTCCCTATGTGGAATACGTGACCAACAACCTCTTTTCCTGTTCCCAGGATACTCAGGACAAGATGGCGGAGATCATCAAGGAAAAGAACCTGAACAGGGTGGTTGTGGCGGCCTGTACGCCCAAAACCCATGAGGGACTCTTCCAGGAAACCCTGATCAATGCAGGGCTGAATAAGTATCTTTTTGAGATGGTTAACATTCGTAACCATGATTCCTGGGTACATAAAGAAACTCCGGATCTCGCCACGGATAAAGCCAAAGACCTGATCCGTATGGGGGTTGCCAAGGTTGCACTTTTTGAGCCCCTGAAAGAAGGGGAGCTGAACGTCAACCAGGTGGCCATGGTGGTGGGCGGTGGTGTTGCGGGCATGACCGCAGCCAAGGCCCTTTCCAGTCAGGGATACCATACCCACATCATAGAAAAATCAGACCGCTTGGGTGGTCAGGCTCTGAATCTCTTTAAAACCATCAAAGGCGAAGATGTGGCGGAGAAGGTGGCGGATCTGGAAAATGCCATCAAGGTGGATGCCAGCATCACCGTTCACCTGAATACGGAAATCGCAACGGTTGACGGTTTTGTTGGGAACTTCAAAACTCAGCTCAAAGGCGGTTCCGAGCTTCTCCTTGAACATGGCATTGCTGTCATGGCAACAGGAGCTTCGGCCCTCCAGCCCAGCGAATATCTTTATGGCGAAGATCCAAGGATTCTCACCAGCCTTGAGATGGATATCAAGTTTAAAACCAAAGATCCCATCCTGGACAGTGCGGAAAGTGCCGTGTTCATCCAGTGCGTGGGCTCCCGTCAGCCGGATCGTCCCTACTGTTCCCGCGTGTGCTGTACCCACTCCATTGACAATGCTCTGGAGTTGAAAAAGCATAAGCCGGATATGGATGTATTTATTCTGTACAGAGACATCCGGACCTACGGCGAAAAAGAATACCTCTACCGTGAGGCGAGGGATGCGGGTGTGATTTTCATCCGCTATGAGCTTGACGCTAAGCCTGTGGTGGAAAAAGCAGGTGACAGTCTTGTGGTTCGTGTTAGGGATCATGTGCTGGGTCGTCCTCTGGAGCTGAAGGCAGATATTCTGACTCTGGCCTCCGCTGTTGTGCCCAACAAAAATGAAGCACTGGCCCAGTTTTTCAAGCTGCCCATGAACGCAGATGGCTTCTTTGTGGAACGCCATGCCAAGCTCGGACCCAGCGAATTTGCCACAGACGGCGTCTTCCTTGCCGGTACGGCCCATTATCCCAAGCCTCTGGATGAGACCGTGGCCCAGGGAAGGGCGGCTGCGGCAAGGGCCGTGACACTTTTGGCCAGGCAGAAGGTGTACACCTCCGGTCAGGTGGCCAAGGTGGATCCTGCTGTGTGCTCCTCCTGCGGAATCTGTGTGAGTGTGTGCCCCTATTCTGCCCCCAGCGTTATGGATACGGGTTATTATGCGGGCAAGGCTGAAATCAATCCCGTTCTCTGCAAGGGCTGCGGCCTTTGTGTGGCGGCCTGCCGCAGTGGTGCCATCCACCATGGCGGTTTTGATAACAGCCAGATTTTTGCACAGATTTTTACCATGAGTGCATAA
- a CDS encoding hydrogenase iron-sulfur subunit: MSWEPKIVSFLCNWCSYGAADLAGVSRFQYPPNIRVIRIPCTGRMSPKFFLSALREGADAVWVSGUHPGDCHYLEGNYYARRRFQLFNDLMEHMGVEKGRLHYSWISSAESTKFVEVVKEVTDAVKAVGPNTNFVKRYMKEAE, translated from the coding sequence ATGAGCTGGGAACCTAAAATTGTGAGTTTCCTTTGCAACTGGTGCAGCTACGGTGCGGCGGATCTGGCAGGCGTAAGCCGGTTTCAGTATCCCCCCAACATCCGGGTAATCCGCATCCCCTGCACGGGTCGTATGAGTCCGAAATTTTTCCTTTCCGCATTAAGGGAAGGTGCCGATGCCGTATGGGTATCCGGCTGACATCCCGGTGACTGCCATTACCTGGAAGGTAATTACTATGCACGCCGCAGATTTCAGCTGTTCAACGACCTGATGGAACACATGGGTGTTGAGAAAGGTCGTCTCCATTATTCATGGATCTCTTCCGCCGAATCCACCAAGTTTGTGGAAGTGGTCAAGGAAGTAACGGATGCTGTAAAGGCCGTTGGTCCCAATACTAATTTTGTGAAGCGTTACATGAAGGAAGCGGAATAA
- a CDS encoding 4Fe-4S ferredoxin: MSGNIDRIKEIARGLLESEKVDVVIGFKKGTLPVMSEPTIIRKASDTKDLIWDATCRLNLCNYLTGRKDRIGIIAKGCDARNIVGHIVENKIKRDQLVIIGVPCTGMADKKALSDLVGGEVTAYAEAGDQITVSGPAGEKTVSKADVLQSNCCTCIKRNPVIFDEMAGEPVEELSPDNRFADVEAIASMDAAAKWGYFEELLSGCTRCYACKNACPLCYCPTCFVDESRPQWVGKGTDPIDIRTYHFLRAYHCAGRCTDCGACEAACPMDIKMRAFTRKSIKDCVDNYGWETGMKEGVRPPLDTFKTDDPEAFIR; this comes from the coding sequence ATGAGCGGAAACATCGACAGGATTAAAGAGATTGCCCGCGGCCTTCTCGAATCAGAGAAGGTCGATGTCGTGATCGGCTTCAAAAAGGGAACGCTTCCCGTCATGAGTGAGCCGACCATCATTCGTAAGGCATCGGATACAAAGGATCTGATCTGGGACGCCACCTGCCGTCTCAATCTGTGCAATTATTTAACGGGCCGCAAGGACCGCATCGGTATCATTGCCAAGGGCTGTGATGCGCGGAACATTGTGGGCCACATTGTGGAAAACAAGATCAAGCGGGATCAGCTTGTGATCATCGGTGTTCCCTGCACGGGCATGGCGGACAAAAAAGCCCTTTCCGACCTTGTTGGCGGTGAGGTAACCGCTTACGCCGAGGCCGGTGATCAGATTACGGTAAGCGGCCCTGCGGGAGAAAAGACTGTTTCCAAGGCAGATGTTCTCCAGTCCAACTGCTGCACCTGCATTAAACGCAACCCCGTAATTTTTGACGAGATGGCAGGGGAGCCCGTGGAAGAACTTTCCCCTGACAATCGCTTTGCGGACGTGGAAGCCATAGCTTCCATGGATGCGGCTGCCAAGTGGGGGTATTTTGAGGAGCTTCTTTCCGGCTGCACCCGCTGCTATGCCTGCAAGAACGCCTGCCCCTTGTGTTATTGTCCCACCTGTTTTGTGGATGAATCCCGTCCCCAGTGGGTGGGTAAGGGAACGGACCCCATTGATATCCGCACCTACCACTTCCTGCGGGCCTACCATTGTGCAGGGCGTTGTACGGATTGTGGTGCCTGTGAGGCGGCCTGTCCCATGGATATCAAAATGCGTGCCTTCACACGGAAAAGCATCAAGGACTGTGTGGACAACTACGGTTGGGAAACGGGTATGAAGGAGGGTGTGCGGCCGCCGCTGGACACCTTTAAAACCGATGACCCCGAGGCCTTTATCCGCTAG
- a CDS encoding 4Fe-4S dicluster domain-containing protein translates to MSYIRIAKASWDGGLEKARKAYELIGPVPEKDSHKYAVLAAGQLPDMGFKSTKLSPKWVVFPQSEVMFEYTLDESKANHHILQEVPAAPGARAVIGIRPYDAKAIQLTKMNFDNKDYKDPFWLRNYERCTFVGLAINEPSSTDFSTSCGTGPFAEEGLDVLLVDAGDAFIAKVLTDKGKKFLSEAGFAEEAGADAAKAVEDLKAKAEAAITSKVSYNKIAGKTIMDLYDAPFWKDVLFGCINCGTCTYACPTCWCFDIQDEVKGTDGVRVRNWDSCMTGLFTHHASGHNPREHEWERTRQRFMHKLKYFVDKYDAGLMCVGCGRCVEQCPANIDIRTVCNTLNDF, encoded by the coding sequence ATGAGTTATATCCGAATTGCCAAGGCATCCTGGGACGGTGGGCTTGAGAAGGCGCGTAAAGCCTACGAACTCATCGGACCTGTGCCAGAAAAAGACAGTCACAAGTACGCGGTATTGGCCGCGGGCCAGCTTCCGGACATGGGATTTAAAAGCACAAAGCTGTCTCCCAAGTGGGTTGTGTTTCCCCAGTCTGAAGTGATGTTTGAATATACCCTGGATGAGAGCAAGGCCAACCACCACATCCTTCAGGAAGTGCCCGCCGCACCGGGCGCACGGGCTGTGATCGGCATCCGTCCCTATGATGCCAAAGCCATCCAGCTGACTAAGATGAACTTTGACAACAAAGATTACAAAGATCCCTTCTGGCTGCGCAATTATGAGCGCTGCACCTTTGTGGGCCTTGCCATCAATGAGCCTTCTTCAACAGATTTTTCCACCTCCTGTGGCACAGGTCCCTTTGCCGAAGAAGGCCTTGATGTACTGCTGGTGGATGCAGGGGATGCTTTCATCGCCAAGGTGTTGACGGATAAGGGGAAAAAATTCCTTTCCGAAGCAGGCTTTGCCGAAGAAGCCGGTGCCGATGCGGCCAAAGCCGTGGAAGATCTGAAGGCCAAGGCAGAAGCGGCCATCACTTCGAAGGTGAGCTACAATAAGATTGCTGGCAAGACCATCATGGATCTTTATGATGCCCCCTTTTGGAAGGATGTTCTCTTTGGCTGCATCAACTGCGGTACCTGTACCTATGCCTGCCCCACCTGCTGGTGCTTTGACATTCAGGATGAGGTGAAGGGTACGGATGGTGTGCGCGTGCGGAACTGGGATTCCTGCATGACGGGTCTTTTTACCCACCATGCCTCGGGCCATAACCCCCGCGAACACGAATGGGAGCGTACCCGCCAGCGTTTCATGCACAAGCTGAAATATTTTGTGGACAAGTACGATGCGGGCCTGATGTGTGTGGGCTGCGGTCGCTGCGTGGAGCAGTGCCCTGCCAACATTGACATCCGGACGGTGTGCAATACCCTGAACGATTTTTAA
- a CDS encoding FAD/NAD(P)-binding protein, with protein sequence MRNPNPYEPYPVRIDDITVETEDKSLKTFKFVFLNPEHEEMFAYKAGQFAELSIPGQGEIPIGIASSPTEKGFVKFTVFKTGKVTSYLHSMQVGDIMGLRGPMGNWYPWEILEGKNILIVGGGFAFTTLRSSIKMMLDNRDKFGKIDVVYGARSPGMLLYMDDLKEWEAQGKINMHITVDKTDDPNWKYHQGFIPPVAEKVAPPASDDTYAIVCGPPMMIKFTMPVLDKLGYKHDHIIMSLENRMKCGIGMCGRCNIGKELVCKDGPVFTLDQLNQMPKEY encoded by the coding sequence GTGAGAAATCCCAATCCATATGAGCCGTATCCCGTCCGTATAGACGACATCACGGTGGAGACGGAAGACAAGAGCTTGAAGACCTTCAAGTTCGTCTTCCTGAATCCTGAGCATGAGGAGATGTTTGCGTATAAGGCGGGCCAGTTTGCAGAGCTTTCCATTCCGGGTCAGGGCGAAATACCCATCGGCATTGCGTCCAGCCCTACGGAAAAGGGTTTTGTGAAATTCACGGTGTTTAAAACCGGCAAAGTGACAAGCTATCTGCATTCCATGCAGGTGGGCGATATCATGGGTCTTCGTGGCCCCATGGGCAACTGGTATCCCTGGGAGATCCTTGAGGGGAAGAACATACTGATTGTGGGGGGTGGTTTTGCTTTCACGACCTTACGTTCTTCCATCAAGATGATGCTGGATAACCGGGATAAGTTCGGCAAGATCGATGTGGTGTATGGTGCGCGTTCACCGGGTATGCTTCTTTACATGGATGATCTGAAGGAATGGGAAGCGCAGGGTAAGATCAACATGCACATTACAGTCGACAAAACCGATGATCCTAACTGGAAATATCATCAGGGTTTTATTCCTCCGGTTGCGGAAAAGGTGGCACCCCCTGCCAGTGATGATACCTATGCCATTGTCTGTGGTCCTCCCATGATGATCAAGTTCACCATGCCTGTGCTGGACAAACTGGGCTACAAGCATGACCACATTATCATGAGTCTTGAAAACCGTATGAAATGCGGCATTGGCATGTGCGGTCGCTGCAACATCGGCAAAGAGCTGGTGTGCAAGGACGGTCCTGTGTTCACTCTGGATCAGCTCAACCAGATGCCCAAAGAGTATTGA
- a CDS encoding TusE/DsrC/DsvC family sulfur relay protein has product MAEVEFKGKKFVVDEDGFLEDFNTYTEEWVEFCMKEEGIETLTEEHWNVINILQDYYKKNGIAPMVRVLSKLTGFKLKHIYELFPSGPGKGACKMAGLPKPTGCV; this is encoded by the coding sequence ATGGCTGAAGTAGAATTCAAAGGAAAAAAGTTTGTTGTGGATGAAGATGGCTTTCTTGAGGACTTCAATACCTATACGGAAGAATGGGTTGAGTTCTGCATGAAAGAAGAAGGTATCGAAACCCTGACAGAAGAACACTGGAATGTAATCAATATTCTTCAGGATTATTACAAGAAGAATGGTATTGCTCCCATGGTGCGTGTTCTTTCCAAGCTTACCGGTTTTAAACTTAAGCACATCTATGAGCTTTTCCCCTCAGGACCCGGTAAGGGAGCTTGTAAAATGGCTGGTCTTCCCAAGCCTACGGGCTGCGTTTAA
- a CDS encoding secondary thiamine-phosphate synthase enzyme YjbQ, with translation MHMKVQTSTRKELVDITARVQEVVAASGMVTGLCHIFVPHTTAAITLNENADPDVQEDMIRTLSRLVPVDPDYRHMEGNSDAHMKASLIGASELVPVRDGRLDLGRWQAIYLWEFDGPRRREVRIMLMPQQERGL, from the coding sequence ATGCATATGAAAGTTCAGACATCCACGCGTAAAGAACTCGTGGACATTACGGCACGGGTGCAGGAAGTTGTGGCCGCATCGGGTATGGTGACAGGTCTTTGCCATATTTTTGTTCCCCATACCACAGCGGCCATCACTCTGAATGAGAATGCCGACCCGGATGTGCAGGAAGACATGATCCGTACGCTTTCCAGATTGGTGCCGGTGGATCCGGATTACAGGCACATGGAAGGGAATTCCGATGCTCATATGAAGGCCTCATTGATCGGCGCTTCGGAGCTGGTGCCTGTGCGGGATGGCCGTCTGGATTTAGGTCGCTGGCAGGCCATTTATCTGTGGGAATTTGACGGACCCCGGAGGCGCGAGGTGAGAATCATGCTGATGCCCCAGCAGGAAAGGGGACTTTAA